AGAACCTTCTGCCAACCCTCAAAAACCCATACCCACGCGTTCGCGTGAGGGctgccgcgttcacgaaggccaacTCCCCCCGGCCCTCGTGCTCACAATCTTCCCCTCGAATTCACATAGTGTAAAAAGCCCTAGATCCAATTaactcttcgtgaatgcgagactAGCTCTGCGTTCATGATGCACAACTCACCAACAACACATCATTTGCTGCAAATTGTGCAAAAATGGCcgaaaaccaccccgaaactcatttGAGCCCCCCGACCCCACTCtaaacattcacacaagtataTAAACTTCATTCAACTCGCTCGTgagctcaaaataccaaaatagcATCAAGAATCAAGAATCACACATCAAAACTCAAAGATttcaaagttcataagtttaaatttttaacttttcagAATAAGCGCTGAAATGACCTCGAGTGACCtgggacttcaaccaaacatgcatacaagtccaaGATCATCATACGAGCCTACGAGAATCGTCAAAATATTAATCCGAGATCGTTTTCCAACAATATTAACCGTGATCAACTACAATAAATTTTAAGTTTCAAAATCAAGTCTTCTTTGACAAATCACattttaactttctgaaaatcaAGACGGACCATGAACGCAAGTCATAATTCATCAAATAACGCTATGTAAGTTCTCAAATCATGAAACAggaagctagaactcaaaattacctatcgggtcgttacattctccaccactAAAAGAAATGTTTATCATCGAATGGACATAGAAATATACCTGAACTGGTAAGAATATTTGAATATCTACTCCTCATATCGGACTCACACTCCCAAATAGCCTCCTCAGTTGGTCGACCTTTCCAAAGTACTTTCTCAGAAGAAATATCCTTAGATCTCAATTTCGTACCTACCGATCTAAAATAGCTACCTATTCtttttcataagtcaaatcctcatctagtgtcatgacccaaatggatgggccatgacgagtgctcGAGTCCTACATattgaacacccctaagcatacgtctaagatataaacatgaaataggggtaggtcatgcataacatctatCAATACACTactgaatcatgtgaataacatacgtgagcaAACATGcccaaaacatatatatatatatatatatatatatatatatatatatatatatatatatgcagaaTACGGTatggcgagccgacaaggctgctatggacaactatatatcataatagaagccgacaaggccacatactatccaactatacatgactgtctaccgacctctaatagagtgtacaattgtataaaggacgggactgggccccgtcatacccatatatgtatacaaaaatatcgtaccaaaatccaaTAGCAGCTCCAGATCagatggagcacaccaactctcgctgagcaaggatcctaaggagggggaccgtcagcctgtctacctgcacttgcgggcatgaaacatagGCCCCAGGCAATAGGGATGTCGGTACAGaaaatgtaccgagtatgtaaggcataacaATCAATATACAAaaaacatgaaagaaacatggagtaaaggactctacatgtaagtctgaatagctctatcaatcatgaaacatttataatgtcatgcatatgcgtaaaatgtcatatcatgcataggtatatgcgtacataacatcatcaagcctctgagggcatcccatcatatcatctcagcctcaatgggcgaaatcatcaacgtatactaactgatcaggtggtagtgTGTATATAACGTCGTACCCTTTCCCCATacaccatatacatataatatacatgtatataatgtcatatggtcatgggtcaatgtacatgtttaaatgaatgcaatgaataagaagtaagttaataatatctctcggaatgtcataagatcaatatgccttcggttaatatcacgaaataaactttatcaacttatgtattttctgagacccatgaacagacgatataataataggacatatggggaatcaataacataggcaaccctagtacttctaagaatagagtcatttgtgaaagttgcgtgtttgctcgtttcgttgtatcatatggatcatgccaaaaggaaagaagggatagccttaacataccttatagaaaTCTGTCCAATAACAATGCTAAACGTAGCTcactgcaccttaatctacaataacgacagtgaagctattgtcaagctacgaatgactctctcatttatataaCTAAAGTAACTTAATCTATAacaaaacgggcagcatttcccctaatTTTACTGcttcctcaagcctactataggtgagACAATAACACAATACAATCAACAACTCAAAAATAACATAACTACAATTTGGGACCTTTAATATAACAAAAAAcctaaatataccataacacacccaatcaacaagttatcaattagcttgAAATTGCAATGACGAGTGACCAGCCCACTACCCTATCACATGTGGCGTTTATCCATgccctttatccttccaaactccataaatcagtagCACAAGAGGCCAACACGAATCATGAACCAAATCTGTATCCAACatcctagcctcaccaggctcgaACCAACCAATAGGAGAACAACACTGcctactatataaagcctcatGTGGCGCCGTTTGAATGTTGTACTAATAATTTTTGTTGTAGAAACACTATGCCAATGGTAGGATTTGGTCCTACTGGCCTTCGAAATCAATATAcatgccctcaacatatcctcaaggatCTTGACAGTCCGCTCGAATTGGCCATCCCTCTACAGGTTAAATGCAGTGCAGAGCTCACATGTATGTCCAACTCATGCTGAATAGCTCCAAAAGTGTGAAGTGAACTATGTGCCACATTCTAAAATGGTCAAAATAGGCACACTATGTAGACATACAATCTCTCTGATGTAGATCTGAGCCAATCGCTCTGAAGTGTAAGAATTCACCATCGGAATAAAATGCGTGGACTTGGTCAATCAATCCATAATGACCCAAGCAatatcgaacttcctcaaagtctatggtaatcctaccacaaattccatagtaatgcgctcccacttacACTTTGGTGTCACCAACCTCTGAGTCAAACCACCTggtttctgatgttcatacttcacctactggcaaTTCAGGCACCATGAAACATGCTCAACGATGTCTTTATTCATCTTCCACCACCAATAATGATGTTTCAATTCACGATACATTTTTGTGATACCTGGATGAACAAAATACCGCAATCTTTGAGCCTCCTCAAGAGTCAAATCTCTCAAACCATAAACATTCAGAACACAAATACAACCatgaagccgcataacaccatcacCTCCAATCATAACCTTCTTAGCACCACCCTGCTGCACCGTGtctttcaacaacaacaacaagtgaggatcattaaATTGGAAAGCCTTGATGCGTTCCAACAAATATGATTGTGCACCAATACAATCAAGAACCctactaggctccaaaatatccaaccttacaaatcttttagccaaggcctgaacatccatagccaatgGCATCTCCATAGAAGGTATAAATGCCAAACTatccatactctctgcctttttactcaaggcatcaactaccacattagccttccccagatAATACAATATAGTGAATCATAgtcttcaacaactccaaccatctctgctgcctcaaCTTCAAATCCTTTtacttgaacaagtgctggagactctgatggttAATGTAAACCTTACATGACATGCCATATAAGTAGTGCTTCTAAATCTTGAGCATGTGTACAATAGCTGCCACCACCAAGTCATGCatgggatagttcttctcatgggactTCAACTGGCGATATACGTAGGCAATTATACTACCACCCTGCATCAAAACTGCACTATGACCAATgcacaaagcatcacaatacacaatataaggcTTTGAACTTGTAGGCACAAATACTTGAGTCATAGTCAAAGAAACCCTGAGTTTCCgatagctctcctcacactcatcagacatCTGAAacgagcacccttctgggtcaacttgaTCAATGGGGCTACAACAAATGAAAACCCCTCTGCAAAGCGATGATAGTAGCCTAGCCAACCTGGGAAActtcgaatctctgtagctgaagtaggtctaggccaattgtGAACTGCCTAAATCATCTTAAGATCAATCTTGATACCCTCACTAGATAAAACATGACCCAAGAAGACAACTGAGTCCAACCAGAGATCACACTTCgaaaacttagcataaagctgATGATCCTTTAAAGTCTGAAGTACAACCCGCatgtgttgctcatgctcctctctactTCGGGAgcaaaccagaatatcatcaatgaacacaatcatgaagaaatccaaataaggcttgaacactcagttcatcaaatccataaaagccgctggagcattagtcaaaccaaataaTATCACCAAGAAATTGTAATGACCATAGCGAGTTCTAAAGGTTTTCTTAGgaacatctgatgccctaatcttcacctaATTATAGCCCGAttcaaattaattttggaaaacaCCTTGGACCcccgaagctgatcaaataaatcatcagtgcgaggcaatggatacttgttcttgataataaccttgttcaattgtcataattaatgcacatcctcatagaaatatcttttttcttcacaaagaACTCCAGAGCACCCCAAGGAGAAACACTCGAATaagagccatacggtatggtggcaTGTAAATGGGCTGGGTGCTCAGAATCAAGTCaatgcaaaagtcaatatctTCATTAGGAAACATGCTAGGTAAATTCATTGGAAACACCTACGAATACTCTCTTGCCACCGACACTGAAACCATATAAGGAACCTCCAAACTAGAATCTCGAATGTAAGCCAAATATGTTAAACATCTCTTTTCAACCATGCGTTAAGCCTTCAAGAATGACACCACCATACTAGTAGAATGGCTAAGGGCCCCTCTCCACTTTAATCTCGGCAACCCTAGCATAGAtaaggtaacaatcttggcatgacaatccaagatagcatgatacatggacaactaatccataccaaGAATAATCTCGAAATCCACTATATCCAACAACAAAAGATCGTCCATGGTATCAAACTCATTAATAGTAACAGCACAAGACCGGTACAGCAGATCAACTACTATAAAATCCCTAACTGATGTAGATACAAAAGCATGTATTCTaagagaatcatgaggcataCTCAAGTGCAATGCAAAATATGAAGACATataagaatatgtagaacccGAAACAAACAacattgaagcatctctatgacagacatAGATAATACTTGTAATAACTGCATCAGGCGACTCCACCCCAGGCCGACCAAGAAAGGCATAACTACAGGGCTGAACCCACTAGTCTTTCCTCCACCTCTATGATGACCTCTACCTGGATGACCTCTACCTTTAGCTTGCTGGCCTCCACCCTTATCTAGCTGACCCCACCCCCAGTTGGTTCAATGGGTAATGTTGCAACTGGTGCCAGAATCATGGCACGAGTACACTACTGTGCATACTGATCTGTGACCTAGGACAAAACCTCACGACGTGCCTTGAATCCCACACACATGGCAACCCCTCTAATTACGTGGTTGTTAAACCTAAAGTTGTCCCTAAAGATTGAATAGCCACCATGGTAACTCTTTATCGCAGGTGCATTAAATGCTGGCTGCTCGGAACGAGGTCCATAAGCACTATGGCTACCTGATGTACCATGTGAAACCTGGAGTGCTAACTATACTGGTCGAATAGCATGGCCTGTACCAAAATGACccttgcctccagatgaggcaccactggatcctccaaaatgacgaggcctcttatcaaatGCCGTCTCTCTCACCTAGCCTCGAATGCGCTCAACCCTCGTAGAAATATCCACTACTTGAGTGAAAGAAGTCTCAGTCTTGACCTCTTTTGCCATTTGAAGTTGGATACCATAGGTAAGACCCTCTATGAACCTCCGCACCTTCTCCCTCTTAGTAGAGATCacggtagttgcatggcaagtcAAATTAAGAAATTTTATCTCATACTTGGTGACTATCATACCCCCTAATAAAGACGCTCAAAATGGTTATGTAGCTCATCTCTCTAAGTAAGgggaatgaacttctccaagaacaaCTGTGAAAACTGAGCCCATGTAAGAGGAGGTGATTCTGCTGGTCTACTCATATCATAAACccgccaccacctcttggctgaACCATGCATCTAGAAGACGGTAAACTCTACTTAATTGGACTCAATTAGTCCCTAATTACGCAAAGTCTCATGACAATGGTTTAAGAAGTCATGGGCATATCTAAAGATACACCGTTCAAATAAGGATGAGACAAATTTAGGAACCTATCCATCCTCTTTAGCTCATCACCTGACATAGCGGGTCTAACCTCAGGTTGTGCGGAAATGATAGgataaactaccccaactggcaacACTCTTAAGTCTAAAGTCCCCGAGCCACCTACTCTGGAGTACGAGCGGCAGGAGTTTGAACTGCCATCGACCTGAGAAGCGGTGGGTGCCATAGAAAACGCACTGGCCTGAGACATACTCTCCATAAAGCCCACCATACAAACCAAGGCATCTGATGTACTAGAGTAGCGACAAA
This sequence is a window from Nicotiana tomentosiformis chromosome 5, ASM39032v3, whole genome shotgun sequence. Protein-coding genes within it:
- the LOC138892751 gene encoding uncharacterized protein, whose amino-acid sequence is MSDECEESYRKLRVSLTMTQVFVPTSSKPYIVYCDALCIGHSAVLMQGGSIIAYVYRQLKSHEKNYPMHDLVVAAIANVVVDALSKKAESMDSLAFIPSMEMPLAMDVQALAKRFVRLDILEPSRVLDCIGAQSYLLERIKAFQFNDPHLLLLLKDTVQQGGAKKVMIGGDGVMRLHGCICVLNVYGLRDLTLEEAQRLRYFVHPGITKMYRELKHHYWWWKMNKDIVEHVSWCLNCQ